Proteins from a genomic interval of Capsicum annuum cultivar UCD-10X-F1 chromosome 4, UCD10Xv1.1, whole genome shotgun sequence:
- the LOC107866829 gene encoding uncharacterized protein LOC107866829, producing the protein MVISTPPSSSSATGGGYQNPNKSLGFFANAMKRKHSFIQFFAMTGILLLSVRSLGQKYRIHDLQEDNAALKEEQEGLVNRMNHIKQSLLAEADIEPTGAFASRLRQLFGDES; encoded by the coding sequence ATGGTAATCTCTACACCACCGTCGAGCTCCTCCGCTACCGGCGGAGGTTATCAGAATCCTAACAAATCACTAGGTTTCTTCGCAAACGCAATGAAGAGGAAGCACAGCTTTATACAATTCTTCGCTATGACGGGAATTCTTCTTCTGAGTGTGAGATCGTTAGGGCAGAAGTATCGTATACATGATTTGCAGGAGGATAACGCTGCGCTAAAGGAAGAACAAGAAGGACTTGTTAACCGAATGAATCATATTAAGCAAAGTCTACTTGCTGAAGCTGATATTGAGCCTACTGGTGCTTTCGCTTCCCGCCTTCGTCAGCTATTTGGTGATGAAAGCTGA